One region of Streptomyces davaonensis JCM 4913 genomic DNA includes:
- a CDS encoding Gfo/Idh/MocA family protein — MPSVGLGLLGCADIAIRKVLPALTPESGMRLVAVASRTPEKAKEAAARFNTRAVTGYQELLTDPEVEAVYIPLPPALRAPWIRAALDAGKHVFAEKPLTTNAQETAALAARASASGLTLMENYMFVHHAQHEYVRTLLSEGAIGELRTMQAAFTIPPRPPTDHRLDTALGGGALLDGAGYPIRAAQYFLGDDLTVLGASLRRSAPDAVDTAGAALLRTATGITAHITFGMEHFYVSRYQLLGTKGQITVDHAFTTPADHRPVIRMDHQNHQEQRTLTPDNQCANTLTRFATAVRTGTPTDIATSVAQSRIVEAIGNAAAR, encoded by the coding sequence ATGCCTTCCGTGGGCCTGGGCCTGCTCGGCTGCGCCGACATCGCGATCCGCAAGGTACTGCCCGCCCTGACCCCGGAGAGCGGGATGCGCCTGGTGGCCGTCGCCAGCCGCACCCCCGAGAAGGCCAAGGAGGCAGCCGCCCGCTTCAACACCCGAGCGGTGACCGGCTACCAGGAACTCCTGACGGACCCCGAGGTGGAGGCGGTGTACATCCCGCTCCCCCCGGCACTGCGCGCGCCGTGGATACGGGCAGCCCTGGACGCGGGCAAACACGTCTTCGCGGAAAAGCCCCTGACCACGAACGCGCAGGAAACAGCCGCCCTGGCGGCACGGGCGAGCGCCTCCGGCTTGACGCTGATGGAGAACTACATGTTCGTCCACCACGCCCAGCACGAGTACGTACGCACCCTGCTGTCCGAAGGCGCAATCGGCGAACTGCGCACGATGCAGGCGGCGTTCACGATCCCCCCACGCCCACCCACCGACCACCGCCTCGACACCGCCCTGGGCGGCGGAGCCCTGCTGGACGGCGCGGGCTACCCGATCAGGGCGGCGCAGTACTTCCTGGGCGACGACCTGACGGTGCTGGGTGCGAGCCTTCGCCGAAGCGCCCCCGATGCCGTGGACACAGCGGGCGCCGCACTGCTCCGCACCGCCACCGGAATCACCGCCCACATCACCTTCGGCATGGAGCACTTCTACGTCTCCCGCTACCAACTCCTGGGCACCAAGGGCCAGATAACAGTGGACCACGCCTTCACCACCCCGGCGGACCACCGCCCCGTGATCCGCATGGACCACCAGAACCACCAGGAGCAGCGCACCCTGACCCCGGACAACCAGTGCGCGAACACGCTCACCCGCTTCGCCACCGCCGTCCGCACCGGCACCCCCACGGACATCGCGACGAGCGTGGCGCAGAGCAGGATCGTCGAGGCGATCGGAAACGCGGCTGCTCGGTGA
- a CDS encoding WGR domain-containing protein, with protein MSAAQVRQSGNTTYLELSQESGSAHKFYEVTVEGTTVSVRFGRIGVDGQRQSSSFPTVEKAQAAAAKKIAEKVRKGYAPAVQGQRAARAVTRRQVTSAPSTARATAPVLWRFRTGASAFGIHVDEDRCWVGNQEGSVYNLSHDGEVLAHYSLPDGVKCLVADDFWIYAGCDDGRVYDLSAKVPFAAYDIAANVDIFWLDIHAGVLHVSDRDGGLTVIDHEDELQWSRNSSGEHGWMVRADDRAVYHGHSSGVTAYAADGTRQLWHTATSGNVLFGWQEEDAVYAGTGRRVVQRLAKSSGLVEASYQCDAAVYSCATSPGGRYVFAGDSASSVYCFTADGTRLWKLGTGGGSALSMQYHDGRLYTVSTDGSLACIDASEAAINAAQSGTVPVAADIKLAAALPTYAPLTTADSVATVSAVPAAGSGVVVECFEQGGRVRVRVISDGYEPSWNVQFPRAIRQPGARYVVDALHSASGGFYRVRGEIRRLV; from the coding sequence GTGTCCGCTGCGCAGGTACGACAGTCGGGGAACACGACGTATCTGGAGCTGTCCCAGGAAAGCGGCAGCGCCCACAAGTTCTACGAGGTGACCGTCGAGGGCACCACCGTCTCCGTGCGGTTCGGACGGATCGGCGTGGACGGGCAGCGCCAGAGCTCCAGCTTCCCGACGGTCGAGAAGGCACAGGCAGCGGCGGCGAAGAAGATCGCCGAGAAGGTGCGGAAGGGGTACGCGCCCGCTGTCCAAGGGCAGCGCGCCGCCCGGGCTGTGACGCGCCGTCAGGTGACGTCCGCCCCGTCCACAGCGCGGGCGACCGCTCCGGTGCTGTGGCGATTCCGCACGGGGGCCTCGGCGTTCGGCATCCATGTCGACGAGGACCGCTGCTGGGTCGGCAACCAGGAGGGCAGCGTCTACAACCTGAGCCACGACGGTGAAGTGCTGGCGCACTACTCCCTGCCCGACGGCGTGAAGTGCCTGGTGGCGGACGACTTCTGGATCTACGCGGGCTGCGACGACGGCCGGGTGTACGACCTTTCGGCCAAGGTTCCGTTCGCCGCCTACGACATCGCCGCCAACGTGGACATCTTCTGGCTGGACATCCACGCGGGCGTGCTGCACGTGTCCGACCGCGACGGCGGACTGACGGTCATCGACCACGAGGACGAGCTCCAGTGGTCGCGCAACTCGTCCGGGGAGCACGGATGGATGGTGCGGGCCGACGACCGCGCCGTCTACCACGGGCACAGCAGCGGTGTGACGGCCTACGCGGCGGACGGCACCCGCCAGCTCTGGCACACCGCGACCAGCGGCAATGTGCTCTTCGGATGGCAGGAGGAGGACGCGGTCTACGCCGGGACGGGGCGGCGGGTCGTCCAGCGGCTCGCCAAGTCCTCCGGCCTCGTCGAAGCCTCCTACCAGTGCGACGCCGCGGTGTACTCGTGCGCCACGTCCCCCGGTGGGCGGTACGTCTTCGCGGGCGACTCCGCTTCCTCCGTCTACTGCTTCACCGCCGACGGCACGCGGCTGTGGAAGCTCGGCACGGGCGGCGGCTCGGCGCTCTCCATGCAGTACCACGACGGACGGCTCTACACCGTCTCCACCGACGGCTCACTCGCCTGCATCGACGCGAGCGAGGCCGCGATCAACGCCGCCCAGTCGGGCACCGTCCCGGTCGCCGCCGACATCAAGCTGGCGGCCGCCCTGCCGACGTACGCACCGCTGACCACCGCCGACTCCGTCGCCACGGTCAGCGCTGTTCCCGCGGCGGGGAGTGGAGTCGTGGTGGAGTGCTTCGAGCAGGGCGGCCGGGTGCGCGTGCGGGTGATCTCCGACGGCTACGAGCCGAGTTGGAACGTCCAGTTCCCGCGGGCGATCCGCCAGCCCGGGGCCCGCTATGTGGTGGACGCGCTGCACTCCGCCTCGGGTGGTTTCTACCGAGTGCGTGGGGAGATCAGGCGTCTGGTGTGA
- a CDS encoding NDP-hexose 2,3-dehydratase family protein has product MSAVLEDRAAFLEWFGERRAANTYRVTPVPLDSLDGWHFDPGTGNLGHRSGGFFTVEGIEASLGEDVGTWTQPIIIQDEIGILGILVKLFDGKPYFLMQAKMEPGNVNTLQLSPTVQATRSNYTRVHRGSAVPYLEYFVDPRQGRRVFDSLQSEQGSWFLAKRNRNMIVEIPEEAEVPAHDSFRWVSQDLLKDLLRIDNVVNMDSRTVLSGLPFLHGEQSATGDEPHTKAEILSWFTEARSNHVLERRRIPLNQVKGWSRGPERIEHERGTFFTVLGVEVEASSREVARWSQPLLAPVDRGVVAFLARRTSPEADWQVLVHAQSEAGTSDVVEMSPTVNCVPANYTHLPPQQRPPFLDHVLTAPPSRIHFDTVLSEEGGRFHHAENRYVLVEVPDDFGAAAQLPDDYIWMTRRQLTGFVRYGNHVNVVARSLLACLMD; this is encoded by the coding sequence GTGAGTGCGGTGTTGGAGGACCGCGCCGCGTTCCTGGAGTGGTTCGGCGAGCGGCGCGCGGCGAACACCTACCGCGTGACGCCGGTGCCGCTCGACTCGCTCGACGGCTGGCACTTCGACCCCGGCACCGGAAATCTCGGGCACCGCAGCGGCGGCTTCTTCACCGTGGAGGGGATCGAGGCGTCCCTGGGCGAGGATGTCGGCACCTGGACGCAGCCGATCATCATCCAGGACGAGATCGGCATCCTGGGGATCCTGGTCAAGCTGTTCGACGGCAAGCCGTACTTCCTGATGCAGGCGAAGATGGAGCCGGGCAATGTGAACACGCTCCAGCTCTCCCCGACGGTCCAGGCGACGCGCAGCAACTACACCCGCGTGCACCGCGGGAGCGCGGTCCCCTACCTGGAGTACTTCGTGGACCCCCGGCAGGGCCGACGGGTCTTCGACTCCCTCCAGTCCGAGCAGGGGTCGTGGTTCCTCGCCAAACGCAACCGGAACATGATCGTCGAGATCCCCGAGGAAGCCGAGGTCCCCGCACACGACAGCTTCCGCTGGGTGAGCCAGGACCTGCTCAAGGACCTGCTGCGGATCGACAACGTAGTCAACATGGACTCCAGGACAGTCCTGTCCGGCCTGCCGTTCCTCCACGGCGAACAGTCCGCCACCGGCGACGAACCGCACACGAAGGCGGAGATCCTCAGCTGGTTCACCGAGGCCCGCAGCAACCACGTACTGGAACGCCGCCGCATCCCCCTGAACCAGGTCAAGGGCTGGAGCCGGGGCCCGGAGCGCATCGAGCACGAGCGGGGAACCTTCTTCACCGTGCTCGGAGTCGAGGTGGAGGCGAGCAGCCGCGAGGTGGCCCGCTGGTCACAGCCGCTGTTGGCCCCGGTGGACCGAGGAGTGGTCGCGTTCCTGGCCCGCCGCACGAGCCCGGAGGCCGACTGGCAGGTGCTGGTCCACGCCCAGAGCGAGGCAGGAACCTCGGACGTGGTGGAGATGTCCCCCACGGTGAACTGCGTCCCCGCCAACTACACCCATCTGCCGCCCCAGCAACGCCCCCCGTTCCTGGACCACGTCCTCACCGCCCCGCCTTCCCGCATCCACTTCGACACGGTGCTCTCGGAGGAGGGCGGCCGCTTCCACCACGCGGAGAACCGCTACGTACTGGTCGAAGTCCCCGACGACTTCGGGGCCGCCGCCCAACTGCCCGACGACTACATCTGGATGACCCGCCGCCAACTGACCGGCTTCGTCCGCTACGGCAACCACGTCAACGTGGTCGCCCGCTCACTCCTCGCCTGCCTCATGGACTAG